The Leptodactylus fuscus isolate aLepFus1 chromosome 3, aLepFus1.hap2, whole genome shotgun sequence genome has a segment encoding these proteins:
- the COLEC11 gene encoding collectin-11 isoform X2, with translation MKRLLVSVATLINLLLLVLSGSGYCQHITDESCSVQILVPGLKGDAGEKGEKGAPGRPGRVGPPGEKGEMGDKGVKGGIGRHGKIGPIGSKGEKGDVGDVGPPGPNGEPGIPCECGQLRKAVGEMDILVTQLTTELKFVKNVVAGVRETDTKIYLLVKEAKKYTEAQAYCQGRGGTLSMPKDETTNSLIASYINQAGLNRVFIGINDLEKEGVYVYSDRSPMQTFNKWRQGEPNNAYDEEDCAEMVSSGGWNDVSCLITMFFICEFDKEHV, from the exons ATGAAGAGACTTTTGGTTTCTGTGGCAACTCTGATTAACCTCCTGCTCCTGGTATTGTCGGGATCTGGGTATTGTCAGCACATTACAGATGAGTCTTGTTCTGTTCAGATCCTCGTTCCTGGTTTAAAAG GTGATGCCGGAGAAAAAGGTGAGAAAGGAGCCCCGGGGAGACCAGGAAGGGTTGGCCCGCCAGGAGAAAAGG GTGAGATGGGTGACAAAGGAGTAAAAGGAGGTATAGGTCGTCACGGGAAGATTGGGCCTATTGGGTCTAAAG GTGAGAAAGGAGATGTTGGTGATGTGGGTCCTCCAGGTCCCAATGGAGAACCAG GGATACCATGTGAATGTGGACAGTTGAGGAAAGCTGTTGGTGAGATGGACATCCTGGTGACACAGCTGACCACAGAACTAAAGTTTGTCAAAAATG TTGTTGCTGGAGTGCGAGAGACAGATACTAAGATTTACCTACTGGTGAAAGAAGCAAAGAAATATACAGAGGCCCAAGCCTATTGCCAAGGACGAGGAGGAACACTCAGTATGCCCAAAGACGAGACGACTAATAGTCTGATTGCCTCTTACATCAACCAGGCTGGCCTGAACAGAGTGTTCATTGGGATCAATGACCTGGAAAAAGAAGGTGTCTATGTCTATTCTGACCGGTCACCAATGCAGACCTTCAACAAGTGGCGGCAAGGTGAACCAAATAATGCCTACGATGAGGAGGACTGTGCCGAAATGGTGTCCTCAGGAGGATGGAATGACGTCTCCTGTctcataacaatgttttttatttgtGAGTTTGACAAGGAACATGTGTAA
- the COLEC11 gene encoding collectin-11 isoform X1 — MKRLLVSVATLINLLLLVLSGSGYCQHITDESCSVQILVPGLKGDAGEKGEKGAPGRPGRVGPPGEKGEMGDKGVKGGIGRHGKIGPIGSKGEKGDVGDVGPPGPNGEPGIPCECGQLRKAVGEMDILVTQLTTELKFVKNAMPSPAVVAGVRETDTKIYLLVKEAKKYTEAQAYCQGRGGTLSMPKDETTNSLIASYINQAGLNRVFIGINDLEKEGVYVYSDRSPMQTFNKWRQGEPNNAYDEEDCAEMVSSGGWNDVSCLITMFFICEFDKEHV, encoded by the exons ATGAAGAGACTTTTGGTTTCTGTGGCAACTCTGATTAACCTCCTGCTCCTGGTATTGTCGGGATCTGGGTATTGTCAGCACATTACAGATGAGTCTTGTTCTGTTCAGATCCTCGTTCCTGGTTTAAAAG GTGATGCCGGAGAAAAAGGTGAGAAAGGAGCCCCGGGGAGACCAGGAAGGGTTGGCCCGCCAGGAGAAAAGG GTGAGATGGGTGACAAAGGAGTAAAAGGAGGTATAGGTCGTCACGGGAAGATTGGGCCTATTGGGTCTAAAG GTGAGAAAGGAGATGTTGGTGATGTGGGTCCTCCAGGTCCCAATGGAGAACCAG GGATACCATGTGAATGTGGACAGTTGAGGAAAGCTGTTGGTGAGATGGACATCCTGGTGACACAGCTGACCACAGAACTAAAGTTTGTCAAAAATG CAATGCCCTCCCCCGCAGTTGTTGCTGGAGTGCGAGAGACAGATACTAAGATTTACCTACTGGTGAAAGAAGCAAAGAAATATACAGAGGCCCAAGCCTATTGCCAAGGACGAGGAGGAACACTCAGTATGCCCAAAGACGAGACGACTAATAGTCTGATTGCCTCTTACATCAACCAGGCTGGCCTGAACAGAGTGTTCATTGGGATCAATGACCTGGAAAAAGAAGGTGTCTATGTCTATTCTGACCGGTCACCAATGCAGACCTTCAACAAGTGGCGGCAAGGTGAACCAAATAATGCCTACGATGAGGAGGACTGTGCCGAAATGGTGTCCTCAGGAGGATGGAATGACGTCTCCTGTctcataacaatgttttttatttgtGAGTTTGACAAGGAACATGTGTAA